The DNA segment TCGCTTACCCGACATGCATGAACATGTAGGTGAGGAAGCGCCAGGCCCGAGCACGGTGTCCTGGGTGATAGACCAGAGGGCTCTTCATGTATTCGGGGTGGTAGGTCTGGAGCACCCACTTGTTGAGCCGTGCCCCGTAGCACAGGAACACGATGATCTGGGGACACTAGTGTTAGGGCTGGTCAAGACTAGGGACTCAGGAGGCCCCGGGACAGCGTGTAGGCAGGCCCACCTGGGCAAGGGTGACCGAGGCCATGAACACAGGGGGTGGGCAGGTGCGGTGCCTGTAGAAGTACCAGCGGCGGTCCACCTCACAGGGCAGGATCTCGTAGGCCACATATCGCACAAACCGTTTGTAGATGCCCAGGCCTGGCTCATCTAGCAGTCCATCCCGGGGCAGTGCCCGCTGTCCGTTAGCAATGGCTCTCTTGAAGCTGCTGGAGCGCTTGCTGCTGATCTGAAGGGCAGGAGTCTTAGTGTGGGTGACAGTATTGTTCCCGTGGAACCCTACCCTACTTGGCTATGTGGCTGCTAATGGTCTGAGGCTCTTCCACACTGCCCGGGTCTGTAAGCCCTACCCAGTAAAAAGCTGTGTGCCCACCCAGCTTTGGTCAGGGTGCTGCGCTTGACCaggcctgggccctcccctgcTGCCCACACACCATGGCACTGACCAGGTCCACCAGCTCCTGGTAGCAGACCTGGCCCCTCTCGTTGCTCTGAGCCAGAGCCACCAACATGTCCAACTTGGTGGGGTCCAGGGGCAACTCATGGCTGTGTACCAGACCAGCGAAGGTGTCCGCACCGATGAAGCCTGTGTTCTCAGGATCCAGCTGCTGTGGTGGGGGAGTAGAGGGTGGGCCAACCCCCAGCCACAGGGCTGAGCTAGGCTGGCTAGGAAGGCTGGACCTTTGTGCCAGTCAGTGCCTGTTTGCTAGAACCAGCTTGTTCCCAGGCCCTGGCGGGGCAAGGTGCCTGGTTGGGCTGTTCTACCACCTCATATTCGCCCTACCAGTCCTAGAAAGGGGAAGGACCTAGGTCCAAGGACCACCACCCTCCATCCCCAGCTTTCCGTGGAAACCTGATAAAGCCAGACCTTTCTTGGGGTCGGGAGTCTCAGAGGCCAAGGTCGTGCAGGGAGGGGGGTTTGGGAGGCGGCTGCCTGGGCCTTCTGCGAACGTGGTCCCTCCCCCGAGCCCCTCACCGGCTGGAAGGGCGCCAAAGCAGTGCCAGCTTCCACCCACCACGCACCTGCTCCTGAATGAGCTGCAGCAGCGAGCTCCTGTCCATAGAGCCGGGCCTAGGGCCGGGGTCGGCCGAGGCCGGGAGGGGCTGCTCTGCGGACCGCTCCGCTCCGCCCCGGCCGGCCCGCTCCGTCTGCTCTGCTCTGCGCTCCTGGAGCTCAGACAGCGTCACCGAGATGCCAGCCCAGCGCGCACACAGCCAGAGCACGCGCATACCCTGCACGCGCACGCGCGGCCCCAACTCGACGCACTGCCTGGGTATAACCCGTCCCCCACCGAACGGCGCGACCCAGAACCACCGCCAGCCTACAGCTCTTGCACTATGAGCTGCAGAAGCTTTTCCCAGTAGGCCATAGCTGGGAACCTGCAGCACCC comes from the Rattus norvegicus strain BN/NHsdMcwi chromosome 10, GRCr8, whole genome shotgun sequence genome and includes:
- the Rhbdl1 gene encoding rhomboid-related protein 1, whose amino-acid sequence is MDRSSLLQLIQEQQLDPENTGFIGADTFAGLVHSHELPLDPTKLDMLVALAQSNERGQVCYQELVDLISSKRSSSFKRAIANGQRALPRDGLLDEPGLGIYKRFVRYVAYEILPCEVDRRWYFYRHRTCPPPVFMASVTLAQIIVFLCYGARLNKWVLQTYHPEYMKSPLVYHPGHRARAWRFLTYMFMHVGLEQLGFNALLQLMIGVPLEMVHGVLRISLLYLAGVLAGSLTVSITDMRAPVVGGSGGVYALCSAHLANVVMNWAGMRCPYKLLRMVLALVCMSSEVGRAVWLRFSPPLPASGPQPSFMAHLAGAVVGVSMGLTILRSYEERLRDQCGWWVVLLAYGTFLLFAIFWNVFAYDLLGADIPPPP
- the Rhbdl1 gene encoding rhomboid-related protein 1 isoform X2, producing MRVLWLCARWAGISVTLSELQERRAEQTERAGRGGAERSAEQPLPASADPGPRPGSMDRSSLLQLIQEQISSKRSSSFKRAIANGQRALPRDGLLDEPGLGIYKRFVRYVAYEILPCEVDRRWYFYRHRTCPPPVFMASVTLAQIIVFLCYGARLNKWVLQTYHPEYMKSPLVYHPGHRARAWRFLTYMFMHVGLEQLGFNALLQLMIGVPLEMVHGVLRISLLYLAGVLAGSLTVSITDMRAPVVGGSGGVYALCSAHLANVVMNWAGMRCPYKLLRMVLALVCMSSEVGRAVWLRFSPPLPASGPQPSFMAHLAGAVVGVSMGLTILRSYEERLRDQCGWWVVLLAYGTFLLFAIFWNVFAYDLLGADIPPPP
- the Rhbdl1 gene encoding rhomboid-related protein 1 isoform X1, encoding MRVLWLCARWAGISVTLSELQERRAEQTERAGRGGAERSAEQPLPASADPGPRPGSMDRSSLLQLIQEQQLDPENTGFIGADTFAGLVHSHELPLDPTKLDMLVALAQSNERGQVCYQELVDLVSAMISSKRSSSFKRAIANGQRALPRDGLLDEPGLGIYKRFVRYVAYEILPCEVDRRWYFYRHRTCPPPVFMASVTLAQIIVFLCYGARLNKWVLQTYHPEYMKSPLVYHPGHRARAWRFLTYMFMHVGLEQLGFNALLQLMIGVPLEMVHGVLRISLLYLAGVLAGSLTVSITDMRAPVVGGSGGVYALCSAHLANVVMNWAGMRCPYKLLRMVLALVCMSSEVGRAVWLRFSPPLPASGPQPSFMAHLAGAVVGVSMGLTILRSYEERLRDQCGWWVVLLAYGTFLLFAIFWNVFAYDLLGADIPPPP